The Pseudomonas sp. LFM046 region CCACCTGCCGTGTGCTTCGCCGCCCCCGAGCCCCAATACATCGGCGACGGGCTGGCCGGTGTGCGCATCGGCGTGGCGCGGGACACCTCCTTCGCCTTCCTCTATCAGGCGAACCTGGACCTGCTGCAGCGCCTGGGCGCCGAGCTGGTGTTCTTCTCGCCCCTGACGGACGAACGACTGCCCGAGGTGGACAGCCTTTACCTGCCCGGCGGCTACCCCGAGCTGCACCTGAAGCAACTCGCTGGCAACCGCGCCATGGCCGACGCCATTCGCGCCCACCACGAGGCCGGCAAGCCGACCCTCGCCGAGTGCGGCGGCATGCTCTATTTGCTGGAGTCGTTGACCGAAGCGGGCGGTGAATCCGCCGAATTGCTGGGCCTTCTGCCTGGCCGCGCGACGATGCAGAAGCGGCTGGCTGCCCTGGCCCTGCAGGAAGCATGGCTGCCGGAAGGCAGCCTGCGCGGGCACACCTTCCACCACTCGTTGCTGGATTCGCCCCTGGAGCCCATCGCCCGGGGCCTTTGCCCGAATGACAAACCGGTGGCCGAAGCGGTATTCCGCATCGGCCGCCTGACCGCCTCTTATATCCACTTCTACCTGCCGTCCAATCCCCGGGCGGCTGCGGAGCTGTTCCGACCATGAGCGAACACGCCTTCGACCCTGACCAGCGCGCGGCGGTCTACCGCGCCATCGCCGAGCGTCGCGACATGCGCCACTTCAGTGGTGGCGAGGTAGCGCCCGAACTGCTGGCGCGTCTGCTTGAGGCCGCCCACCAGGCGCCCAGCGTCGGCCTGATGCAGCCCTGGCGTTTCCTGCGGATCACCTCGAAGGACCTGCGCCGGGACATCCATGCGCTGGTGGAAGCTGAGCGCGTGCGCACCGCCGACGCCCTGGGCGAGCGCTCGGACCAGTTCATGCGACTCAAGGTGGAAGGCATCCTCGACTGCGCCGAGCTGCTGGTGGCGGCACTGATGGACGGCCGCGAGGCCCATGTATTCGGTCGTCGCACCCTGCCGGAAATGGACCTGGCCTCGCTGTCCTGCGCCATCCAGAACCTCTGGCTGGCGGCCCGCGCCGAAGGCCTCGGCATGGGCTGGGTGTCGCTGTTCGAGCCCCAGGCCCTGGCTGATCTGCTGGGCATGCCCGAAGGCAGCAAACCTCTGGCGGTGCTGTGCCTGGGGCCGGTCACGGCGTTCTATCCGGCGCCCATGCTGGCCCTGGAGGGCTGGGCGCAGCCGCGCTCGCTGGCCGATCTGGTCTTCGAAAACCAGTGGGGGCAGCGCTCATGAGCCTGGGATTCCTCACCCTCGGCGCCGTAGCGCTGGACGCCCTGTTCGGCGAGCCGAAGGGCTGGCACCCGTTGGTGGCCTTCGGCAAGTTCGCCAACCGCCTGGAACGCCGATTCAACCCCGGCGGCCGTGGCTGGCGCAGCCACGGCGTCAGCGCCTGGGTGCTGGCCGTACTCCCGCTGACCGTCGGCGCCTGGCTGCTGTCCGAGCTGCCTTATATCGGCTGGCTGGTGGGCGTCGTCGCCCTCTACGCCGCCATCGGCCTGCGCAGCCTCAACGAGCACGCCGAGCCCGTCGCCAATGCGCTGCAATCGGGCGACCTGCCGGAAGCGCGCAGGCGCGTGGGCTACATGGTCAGCCGCGAAACCCGCGAGCTGGACGAGTCCGCCGTGGCCCGCGCCGCCACCGAGTCGGTGCTGGAGAACGGCAGCGACGCGGTATTCGCCGCGCTCTTCTGGTTCGCCGTGGCCGGCGCACCGGGCGTGGTGCTCTATCGCCTGTCCAACACCCTGGACGCCATGTGGGGCTACCGTAACGAGCGTTTCGAGCGCTTCGGCTGGGCGGCGGCGCGCATCGACGACGTCCTCAACTACATCCCCGCACGACTGGTGGCCCTGACCTACGCCCTGCTGGGCAAGACCCGGCTGGCCCTGCGCTGCTGGCGCCGCCAGGCCCCGCAATGGGACAGCCCCAACGCCGGTCCGGTCATGGCCGCTGGCGCCGGTTCCCTGGGCGTGGCGCTGGGCGGGCCGGCGGTCTACCACGGCGAGTTGCACCAGCGCCCGGTGCTGGGCGAAGGCCTGGCGGCCCGCGCCGAAGATATCGGCCGGGCCATGGACCTGGTGCGCCAGGGCGTGCTGCTCTGGCTGGTAGCGTTGATCTTCGGAGGCTGGCTCCTTGCTTGAACACGGCGGACGACTGCGCGCGGCGGCGCAGCGCTATGGCATTGCCGAGGCGGACTGGCTCGACCTCTCCACCGGCATCGCTCCCTACGGCTGGGACCTGCCGGCCATCCCGGCCTCCGCCTGGGCACGTCTGCCGGAACGGGACGACGGTCTGGAAGCGGCGGCATGGCGTTACTACGGCTGCGATTGCCTGCTGCCGGTGGCCGGCTCCCAGGCGGCGATCCAGGCCCTGCCGCGCCTGCGTGGTCGCAGCCGGATCGGCGTGATTTCTCCGTGCTACGCCGAGCATGCCCACGCCTGGCGCCGTGAAGGCCACGAGCTGGAGGAACTGGACAGCGAGCGCGCCGAACGGGAGCTGGAACACTTCGACGTGCTGCTGGTGGTCAATCCCAATAACCCCACCGGCCAGCGCATTTCGCCGGAAACCCTCCTGGCCTGGCGCGCACGCCTGGTGGAGCGGGGCGGCTGGCTGCTGGTGGACGAAGCCTTCATGGACTGCACACCGGAAGACAGCCTGGCGAGCCACTGCCCGCTACCGGGCCTGGTGGTGCTTCGTTCCTTCGGCAAATTCTTCGGACTGGCGGGCATCCGCCTGGGCTTCGTGCTGGCCGAGGCGATGCTGCTGGAGCGTCTGGAAGAACTCCTCGGCCCCTGGACGGTGAGCGGCCCGGCACGGGTCCTGGCCAAGGCGCTGCTGGAAGACGAAGCCGGCCAGATGCGCCAGCGGCAAGCGCTGCTGCGGGACGGCCAGCGCCTGGAGCGCGTGCTGCGTGACGGCGGGTTTGCACCTTCGGGCGGCACGGCGCTGTTCCAGCGGCTGGTGCGTGACGATGCCGCCGTCCTGCACGAATTCCTTGCCGCCCGCGGCATTCTCACCCGGCAGTTCACTACACCGGCCAGCCTGCGTTTCGGCCTGCCGCCGGACGAGGCCGGATGGGCGCGACTGGGCCAGGCATTGAACGACTACTCCAAGGAATTCCCATGACCACCCTGATGGTGCAGGGCACCACCTCCGACGCCGGCAAGAGCACCCTGGTGACCGCCCTGTGCCGCTGGCTGCGCCGCCAGGGCGTGGCGGTTGCGCCTTTCAAACCGCAGAACATGGCGCTGAACAGCGCGGTGACCGCCGACGGCGGCGAAATCGGCCGTGCCCAGGCGGTGCAGGCCCAGGCCTGCGGGCTGGCGCCCCACACCGACATGAACCCGGTGCTGCTCAAGCCCAATACCGACATCGGTGCGCAGGTGATCATCCACGGGCGTGCCGTCACCAGCATGAACGCCGCCGCCTACCACGATTACAAGAAGGTCGCGATGACCGCCGTGCTGGAGTCCCACCAGCGGCTGTCCGCCCGTTACCCGGTGGTGATGGTGGAGGGCGCGGGCTCCCCGGCCGAGATCAACCTGCGGGCCAACGACATCGCCAACATGGGCTTCGCCGAAGCCGTGGACTGCCCGGTGATCCTGGTCGCCGATATCGACCGGGGCGGCGTCTTCGCCCATCTGGTGGGCACCCTGGAGCTGCTGTCGCCGAGCGAACAGGCGCGGGTGAAGGGTTTCGTCATCAACCGTTTCCGGGGCGATATCGCACTGCTGAAGCCGGGCCTGGACTGGCTGGAGCAGCGTACCGGCAAGCCCGTCCTGGGCGTGCTGCCTTATCTCACCGACTTCCACCTGGAAGCCGAGGACGCCATCGACCCGCGCCAGTCCGTCAAGTCGGGCGACCTGCTGCGGGTCGCCGTGCCGGTGCTGCCGCGCATCAGCAATCACACCGATTTCGACCCCCTGCGTCTGCACCCGCAGGTGCAGTTGAGCTTTGTCGCTCCCGGCCAGCCCATTCCGCCGGCGGACCTGATCATCCTGCCCGGCTCCAAGAGCGTCCGCGCCGACCTCGCTCGCCTGCGCGAACACGGCTGGGACCAGGCGCTGCGGCGCCACCTCCGCTACGGCGGCAAGGTGCTGGGCATCTGTGGCGGCTACCAGATGCTGGGGCATTCCATCGCCGACCCCCACGGACTGGAAGGCCCAGCAGGGGAGAGCGCCGGCCTCGGCCTGCTGGACGTCGACACGGTGCTGGAACCGGAAAAGCAGCTGCGCAATGTCAGCGGCTGCCTCGCCCTGGAAGACGCCGTGGTGAGCGGCTATGAGATCCATGCCGGGGTCACCACCGGCGCCGGCCTCGACCGTCCCGCCGTGGCGCTGGACGACGGTCGCGCCGATGGCGCCCTCAGCGCGGACGGCCAGGTCATGGGCACCTACCTGCACGGCCTGTTCGAATCCTCCGAAGCCAGCGCCGCCGTCCTCCGCTGGGCCGGTCTGGAAACGGTGCGGGCGGTGGATTACCACGCCCTGCGCGAACGCGATATCGAACGCTTGGCGGACCAGGTGGAGCAGCATCTGGACACCCAATTGCTTGCCGAACTCTGTGGCATTCAGGAGCACCTCCATGCCTGAACTCATCCTCGGCGGCGCCCGTTCGGGCAAGAGCCGACTGGCCGAGAAGCTCGCGGCTGAAAGTGGCCTCAAGGTCACCTACATCGCCACCAGCCAGCCGCTGGACGGCGAGATGAGCGCGCGGGTCGCCCATCACCGTGCCCGCCGACCGGACCACTGGGGCCTGGTGGAGGAGCCGCTGGAGTTGGCGCGGGTCCTGCGCGACAACGCCGCCGCTGACACCTGTCTGCTGGTGGACTGCCTCACCCTCTGGCTGACCAACCTGCTGATGCTGGACAACCCGGCGCGCCTGGACGAGGAGCGTGAAGCGCTGCTCGGCTGCCTCGCCGAACTGCCCGGCCGCGTGCTGCTGGTGAGCAATGAAACCGGCCTGGGCGTCGTGCCTTTGGGCGAGCTGACCCGGCGCTATGTCGACGAGGCCGGCTGGCTGCACCAGGCTCTGGCCGAACGCTGCGAACGCGTGATCTTCACCGTCGCCGGCCTGCCCATGATTCTCAAGGGAGAACCCCTATGACCCTGCAATGGTGGCAGGCCCCCTGCCAGCCCCTCGACCCCGTGGCCCGTGCCAAGGCCCAGGCCCGCCAGGACCAACTGACCAAACCCCGCGGCGCCCTGGGTGAACTGGAAGACCTGACCATCACCTTGGCCGCGCAGCAGGGCCGGGAACGGCCGTGCATCGACCGCCCCTGGTTCGCCGTGTTCGCCGGCGACCATGGCGTGGTGGAGGAGGGCGTGTCGGCCTATCCCCAGGCGGTGACCGGGGAGATGCTGCGCAACTTCGTTCGTGGCGGCGCGGCCATCAGCGTCCTGGCGAAAAGCCTCGGCGCCACCCTGGAGCTGGTGGATCTGGGGACCGCACTGCCGTTGGAGCCACTGCCCGGTGTGCTGCATCTGCACGTGGGCGCCGGCACCGCGAACTTCGCCCGTGAGCCCGCGATGACCGCCGCCCAGTGCCTGATCGCCCTGCAGGCTGGTCGCGCCAGCGTCGAACGCGCCCTGGGCGCCGGGGCCGATCTCTACGTCGGCGGCGAAATGGGCATAGGCAATACCACGACCGCCAGCGCCCTGGCCTGCGCCCTGCTGGACCTGCCGGCCTCCGCCCTGGCGGGTCCCGGCACCGGCCTGGACGGCCAGGGCGTGGCCCACAAGATCGACGTGATCGAGCGCGCCCTGGCGCTGCACCGCGAAGCCTGCGACAGCCCCCAGGAAACCCTGCGCCGCCTCGGCGGTTTCGAAGTGGCGGCACTTGCCGGTGCCTACCTGGCCTGCGCCCAGTTGGGGCTGCCGGCCCTGGTGGATGGATTCATCTGCAGCGTGGCGGCCCTCTGCGCCGTGCGCCTCAACCCCGCCAGCCGCGAGTGGATGCTGTTCGCCCACCGTTCTGCTGAGCCAGGTCACGTCGCCGTGCTCGCAGCCATGGAGGCCGAACCGCTGCTGGACCTTGGCCTGCGCCTGGGTGAGGGCAGCGGCGCCGCCATCGCTCTGCCGCTGCTGCGTCTGGCCTGCGAGCTGCACGGCGGCATGGCGACCTTTGCCGAAGCCTCGGTATCGGACCGGCCGGCATGAAGCTCGACCTCCTGCGCCACGGCGAAACCGAACGGGGCGGCGGCTTCCGCGGCAGCCTGGACGATGCCCTGACTGAGACGGGCTGGACGCAGATGCGCGAGGGTATCGAAGGCGCCGGGCCCTGGGATGTGCTGGTGAGTTCGCCCCTGCAACGCTGTGCCTCCTTCGCCCGCGAACTGGAACAGCGCCTCGGCCTGCCCCTGCAATTCGACGCCGACGTGCGGGAGCTGCACTTCGGCCAGTGGGAGGGGCGCAGTGCTGCCGAGCTGATGGAGGATCACGCCGAAGGCCTCGGCCGGTTCTGGAACGACCCGTACAGCTACACGCCGCCGGACGGCGAAACCCTGCTGGACTTCGAGGCGCGGGTACTGGCGGCGGGGGAGCGCCTGCGGGAGCGCTTTGCCGGGCAGAACGTCCTGCTGGTTACCCATGGCGGCGTGATTCGCATCCTCGTGGCCCGCGCCCGCCAACTGCCGCGGGCCCAACTGATGCAAGTGGACGTCGCCCACGGCGAGCTGTTCCGCCTGACCTTCGATGAACGCGGCCTGCGGGAACGGCCATGACGCCGTTGCTGATCGCCCTGCAATTCCTCACGCGCCTGCCGGTCAGCCTGCCGGGCATGCCCGAGCCCCGCGAAGTGGGCCGGTCGCTGCTCTGGTATCCGCTGGTGGGGCTGTTGCTCGGCCTGCTGCTGATCGGGGCCGGCTACCTGCTGGAGGGGCGCCCCGCGCTGCTCTCGGCGGCGCTGTTGCTCGCGCTCTGGGTAGGCCTTTCCGGTGGGCTGCACCTGGACGGCCTGGCGGATACGGCGGATGCCTGGGTAGGTGGCTACGGCGATCGTGAGCGCACCCTGGAAATCATGAAGGACCCGCGAAGTGGGCCCATCGCCGTGGTGGTGTTGGTGGTGGTCCTGCTGTTGAAGTTCGCCGCGCTGGTCGCGCTGGTGGAGGCCGGGCAGTTGCTGCCGCTGCTGCTGGCGCCGTGGCTGGCGCGGGGGATGCTGCCGTTGCTGTTTCTCACCACCCCGTATGTCCGCGCCGGCGGCCTTGGTCAGGCACTGGCGGAGCACCTGCCACGCCGTGAGCTGCCCGTCTGGTTGGCAGTTCAGGGGGCAGTGATGCTGCTGCTGGGCTGGATGGCCTGGTTGTCGCTTGTCGTGACGCTGGTGGCCTTTGCCTGGTTGCGTGGGCGGTTCGTTCAGCGGCTGGGCGGGACGACCGGGGATACGGCGGGGGCGCTGGTGGAGTTGCTGGAGGTGGTTGTGCTGGTGGCTGTGGCGCTGGCCTGAGGGGGGACCGGGAAACACGTCCTCTGCTGTCAGTCATATTGCCTCCAGGACCGCTTCTGTCTGCTGGAGGACTTCATGGCTCCAGAAACGCAGAAGCCGAGCCACTGATCGCGTATCTGGTCGGCTTCCGCTTCGCCGCTGCATGCCCGTTGACGCGTTGGCAGATGCGGGTATATACACGTACCTCATGTTGCCGACCCAATGCCTTTGCACCAAGTTGCGCCGCGCAAGCCGCAACGTGACGCGCTTCTACGACGATGCCCTTGTGGGTGTCGGGTTGAATGTCGCCCAGTATTCGCTGCTCAAGCACGTGACGCGGCTGGATCAACCCAGCATTACCAGCCTGGCCGAGGCGATGGGCCTGGATCGCAGTACCCTCGGTCGCAACCTCAAGGTGCTGGAGGCCAAGGGGCTGGTGCAGCTGGAGGGCGGCGAAGATCAGCGCAACCGCCTGGTGTCGCTGACCCCCGCCGGCCGCAAATGCATCGATGCTGCCTTGAAGGCCTGGGAAGAGGCGCAGGCGCGGATGACTGAGCGCCTGGGACCGGAACATCGGGCGGCGCTGATGGCGCTGCTGGACGACCTGGAATACATGGACTGATTTTTTGGATTAAAGCGGGTATCTACCCGCAAAGGACGTTTCTATGACTTCGGTATGGCGTACAAGCGGTTGGATCCTGCTGGGCGCGTCGTTGATCCTGGCGCTGTCCCTGGGCATCCGCCACGGCTTCGGCCTGTTCCTGGCGCCCATGAGCAGTGAGTTCGGTTGGGGCCGGGAGGTGTTCGCCTTCGCCATCGCCCTGCAGAACCTGATCTGGGGCCTGACTCAGCCCTTCACCGGCGCCCTGGCGGACCGTTTCGGCGCGACCCGGGCAGTCGTGGTCGGCGGTGTGCTTTACGCCGTGGGGTTGGTGCTGATGGGGTTCTCGGACTCGGCGCTGTCGCTGTCCTTCAGCGCTGGCCTGCTGATCGGCATCGGCCTGTCGGGCACGTCTTTCTCGGTGATCCTGGGCGTTGTGGGCCGCGCCGTGCCGGTGGATAAGCGCAGCATGGCCATGGGTATTGCCGCGGCCGCCGGTTCCTTCGGCCAGTTCGCCATGCTGCCCGGCACCCTCGGGCTGATCGGCTGGCTCGGCTGGTCCTCGGCGCTCCTGGCGCTGGGTCTGCTGGTGGCACTGATCCTGCCGCTGGCTGGGCTGCTCAAGGACAACCCGCTGCCGCCCCAGGCCCATGAGCAGAGCCTGGGCGAGGCGCTGCGGGAAGCCACCGGGCATTCGGGCTTCTGGCTGCTGGCCCTGGGCTTCTTTGTTTGCGGCTTCCAGGTGGTCTTCATCGGCGTGCATCTGCCCGCCTATCTGGTGGACCAGCACCTGCCTGCCACCGTGGGCACTACGGTGCTGGCGCTGGTGGGGCTGTTCAATGTGTTCGGTACTTACATCGCCGGCTGGCTGGGTGGCCGCCACGCCAAGCCCAAACTGCTCACCGGGCTTTACCTGCTGCGCGGCGTGGTGATCGTGGCTTTCGTCTATTCGCCGCTGTCCATCTGGAGCGCCTACGCCTTCGGTATGGCCATGGGGCTGTTGTGGCTGTCCACCGTTCCTCTGACCAACGGTACGGTCGCCACCCTGTTTGGCGTGCGCAACCTGTCCATGCTCGGTGGTATCGTTTTCCTGTTCCACCAGCTGGGCGCCTTCCTCGGCGGCTGGCTGGGCGGATACCTCTATGACCACACGGGCAGTTACGAACTGGTATGGCAGATTTCAATCTTCCTCAGCCTGCTGGCCGCCGTACTGAACTGGCCGGTACGCGAGCAACCAGTAGCGCGCCTGCAGCCCGCCGGGGCGGCATGAGCCTGCGATTCGGCTGGGTGCTGAGTGCCCTGCTGGCCGGGCTGTTGCTGGCCCTCGGCTGGTGGGGTTGGCAGCAGGGCGGACTGGCATTGATGCAGCTGGGATTCAATTGCTAGGCGACTTGCCTGGCACTGGCGCGGTCGGATCACCCGATCCGCGCCGCAGTTCGTCATGCCCGCCGTGCTCGCCCTGACGCCGATCACTCACTTCTCCATCCTGACCCGTCCCGCTGAGCCGACCCTGCAGCAGGCGCGGGAAAGCATGCCCAGGCGGCGAATATTGCCGGGGGCGGTTCGTTATTTCTGCGAAGGCGCTCGTCTGCGAGACGGGGCCGTCGCCTTCCGGTTCTCGCAGGGAATCGCGCTTGTGCAACAGGGCGTCGATGCAGTCCTGTACGTTACCTTCTTATCCCGCTTTGAGCCTCGCCTGGCGGCCAGCCGCTGTGGCGGGCTGTTCGTGTAGCGGGATTGTGAGTGGGGTGCTCCTTCGTTCGTCAGGTGCTGTAGGAGGCCCCCCTTGTTCCAGTAGGCAATAACCGTATGATTGCGTCGGCTCCCGCCAATTCTGTGAACTGGAAAAAGTTCCTCTTGCGCGATGACCGGTACGGTAACTTTTTATTGCTTCTAAGGAAGGTCCACCATGAATGCTCCTTTGGCCCGACCTTACGGGGCCTCTGATGAAATCGACTTGCTAGCGTTGTTCAAGGCGCTGTGGGGGCAGAAGTTCCTGATCCTTGCCATTACCGCACTGACATCCGCGATGGCCGTTGGCTATGCCCTGACGGCAACGCCGCAGTACCAGGTACAGAGTGTTCTCAGGCCCGCTTCCCTGAAGGATCTGGATGAACTCAACGAGTCGATGCTCTACTCGCTGGCGCCGGACGCGGCGCTACGGATGGTGGGCGATGCACTGGACTCCTATAGCCTGCGCCTGAAGTTCTTCGAGCAGCATCCCGAGCTCCTCGTCTCAATAAAGCGTGGCGACGAATCGCTGGATCAGTTGCTGGATCGCCTCAACCGAAGCGGCTTCGCAATGCTGCGCCCCGATCCGAAGAAGGGCACCGATACTTCCCCCTTCCAGGGCATCAGCCTGACGTATGCAGCGGGTGTGGATGGCGTCGCCCTGGTCAATGGACTGGTTGCCGCTGCCATCGATCAGGAGCGGGTTCGGATTCAGGAGGATTTCGAGGTCTTGTTGGGCAACAGGCTTGCGCGACTACAGAGCGAGATTGCGGCTGAGCGGGCTCGATATGAGGCAGACAAGGAAGCCCGCATCGCCGGCCTTCTGGAGGCTGACAGTCTGAAAAAGAGCACGCTTCAGGATGAGCTCACGTCGTTGCGCCAGCAAGTGCAGGCTCGTCGGCAGAATCGTATCAAGCAACTTGACGAGGCGATCCGCATCGCCGAAGAGCTAGGTATCTCGAAGCCGACGACGCCTTCTGCGCTGGGTGAAAGCACCCGGGAGGTGCAGGGCAGTGTGATTCGGACGGAAGTCAACAACCAGCAGATTCCGCTGTACTTCATGGGCGTCGATACGTTGAAGGCCGAGCGGGCGGCGTTGATCGCCCGTCGTTCGGACGATTTCACCGAGCCGCGGATCGTGGAGATTCAGGCGCAATTGAGCACGTTGGCCAACAATCGGGAAGTCGAGATTCTGAAGCGCCGCGAGAATGAAGACCTGTTCTTCAAGAACCTGGTCAAGCTGAGGGGAGAAAAGGCTCGACTGGAAGGGCTGCGGGTCGATTTTTCGCGCCTGCAGCTGGTTCATGTGGATCAGGTCGCGACCACCCCCCAACAGCCAATCAAGCCGCGCAAGGTGCTGATTGTTGCGATAGGGCTGGTTGCTGGCCTGATACTGGGTACGTTCGTTGCGCTGATCCGCTCTCTAGCGTTACGTTCTACCGCTCCGATTGAGGTGCGGAGCGAGGTTGTCGTCTAACCCCACTCCGGAAAGATCCCAAAAAAGCCAGTCAGTTTCCTGACTGGCTTTTTTGCTTTCAGGGGCCTCAGAAGCGGTAGGTCACCTGGGCACCCAGGCCGTGGGCGCTGTTCCTGCAGGTGGCGCTGACCTGGTTGATGTCGACGTCATCTTCCTTCAGGTAAGAGTAAGCAACGTTGTGGCGCGTCGTCGTTTGGGCTCAACCGGCATCGCTCGGCAGCATCGTTTTCCTGTTCCACCAGTTGGGCGCCCTTCTCGGCGGCTGGCTGGCCGGGCTGTTGCTGGCCCTCGGCTGGTGGGGTTGGCAGCAGGGCGGACTGGCATTGATGCAGCTGGGATTCAATTGCTAGGCGGGCCGACCGGCGGTAGCGTAGGCAGATAGCCTGATTCGCGCCGGAGTTCGCCATGAAAGCCTTGCCCGCCCTGTCCCTGACATTGCTCACTCTGTTCGGCGGCCAGGCCATGGCCGCCGAATGCCCCTCGCTGTTGCAGCACCAGCTGCCGCAACTTCGCTCCAAGGAAATCATCGACCTCTGCCAGCGTTTCGGCGGCAAGCCCCTGTTGATCGTCAATACCGCCAGCCACTGCGGCTTCACCCCGCAATTCAAGGGGTTGGAGGCGTTGTACAAGCGCTATAAGGACCAGGGCTTCGAAGTGCTGGGCGTTCCGTCCGATGACTTCAAGCAGGAAGCCGCCAACCAGGAAGAAACCGCCAAGGTCTGCTTCGTGAATTACGGCGTGACCTTCGCCATGACCCAGCCACAGCATGTGTCCGGTGACGAGGCGACGCCGCTCTACAAGGAACTGATCGCCCAGTCCGGGCAGACGCCGCGCTGGAACTTCTACAAGTACCTGGTGGACCGCCAAGGCAAGGTGATCGCCCATTTCTCCAGCCTGACCAAACCGGATGACCCCGATCTGCTGAAGGCCGTGGAGCAGGCGCTGGCCAGTCAGCCGTGAATCTGAGCGAGGGCGGTCGATCCGCTCCTAACGAAAACCCAGTCGGTCGCCTGACTGACTTTCTTTTTTGTTTTCCGTCCCGCCATCGAGGCCGGTGCCTGTTGTTGACCGACTCCGCTTCAAGACTGTCGGACGGATCCGAGATGTTTCGGGATTTTTCATGTGA contains the following coding sequences:
- a CDS encoding adenosylcobinamide-GDP ribazoletransferase, whose protein sequence is MTPLLIALQFLTRLPVSLPGMPEPREVGRSLLWYPLVGLLLGLLLIGAGYLLEGRPALLSAALLLALWVGLSGGLHLDGLADTADAWVGGYGDRERTLEIMKDPRSGPIAVVVLVVVLLLKFAALVALVEAGQLLPLLLAPWLARGMLPLLFLTTPYVRAGGLGQALAEHLPRRELPVWLAVQGAVMLLLGWMAWLSLVVTLVAFAWLRGRFVQRLGGTTGDTAGALVELLEVVVLVAVALA
- the cbiB gene encoding adenosylcobinamide-phosphate synthase CbiB, whose amino-acid sequence is MSLGFLTLGAVALDALFGEPKGWHPLVAFGKFANRLERRFNPGGRGWRSHGVSAWVLAVLPLTVGAWLLSELPYIGWLVGVVALYAAIGLRSLNEHAEPVANALQSGDLPEARRRVGYMVSRETRELDESAVARAATESVLENGSDAVFAALFWFAVAGAPGVVLYRLSNTLDAMWGYRNERFERFGWAAARIDDVLNYIPARLVALTYALLGKTRLALRCWRRQAPQWDSPNAGPVMAAGAGSLGVALGGPAVYHGELHQRPVLGEGLAARAEDIGRAMDLVRQGVLLWLVALIFGGWLLA
- the cobT gene encoding nicotinate-nucleotide--dimethylbenzimidazole phosphoribosyltransferase, translated to MTLQWWQAPCQPLDPVARAKAQARQDQLTKPRGALGELEDLTITLAAQQGRERPCIDRPWFAVFAGDHGVVEEGVSAYPQAVTGEMLRNFVRGGAAISVLAKSLGATLELVDLGTALPLEPLPGVLHLHVGAGTANFAREPAMTAAQCLIALQAGRASVERALGAGADLYVGGEMGIGNTTTASALACALLDLPASALAGPGTGLDGQGVAHKIDVIERALALHREACDSPQETLRRLGGFEVAALAGAYLACAQLGLPALVDGFICSVAALCAVRLNPASREWMLFAHRSAEPGHVAVLAAMEAEPLLDLGLRLGEGSGAAIALPLLRLACELHGGMATFAEASVSDRPA
- a CDS encoding cobyric acid synthase; the encoded protein is MTTLMVQGTTSDAGKSTLVTALCRWLRRQGVAVAPFKPQNMALNSAVTADGGEIGRAQAVQAQACGLAPHTDMNPVLLKPNTDIGAQVIIHGRAVTSMNAAAYHDYKKVAMTAVLESHQRLSARYPVVMVEGAGSPAEINLRANDIANMGFAEAVDCPVILVADIDRGGVFAHLVGTLELLSPSEQARVKGFVINRFRGDIALLKPGLDWLEQRTGKPVLGVLPYLTDFHLEAEDAIDPRQSVKSGDLLRVAVPVLPRISNHTDFDPLRLHPQVQLSFVAPGQPIPPADLIILPGSKSVRADLARLREHGWDQALRRHLRYGGKVLGICGGYQMLGHSIADPHGLEGPAGESAGLGLLDVDTVLEPEKQLRNVSGCLALEDAVVSGYEIHAGVTTGAGLDRPAVALDDGRADGALSADGQVMGTYLHGLFESSEASAAVLRWAGLETVRAVDYHALRERDIERLADQVEQHLDTQLLAELCGIQEHLHA
- the cobC gene encoding alpha-ribazole phosphatase family protein; translation: MKLDLLRHGETERGGGFRGSLDDALTETGWTQMREGIEGAGPWDVLVSSPLQRCASFARELEQRLGLPLQFDADVRELHFGQWEGRSAAELMEDHAEGLGRFWNDPYSYTPPDGETLLDFEARVLAAGERLRERFAGQNVLLVTHGGVIRILVARARQLPRAQLMQVDVAHGELFRLTFDERGLRERP
- the bluB gene encoding 5,6-dimethylbenzimidazole synthase, with protein sequence MSEHAFDPDQRAAVYRAIAERRDMRHFSGGEVAPELLARLLEAAHQAPSVGLMQPWRFLRITSKDLRRDIHALVEAERVRTADALGERSDQFMRLKVEGILDCAELLVAALMDGREAHVFGRRTLPEMDLASLSCAIQNLWLAARAEGLGMGWVSLFEPQALADLLGMPEGSKPLAVLCLGPVTAFYPAPMLALEGWAQPRSLADLVFENQWGQRS
- a CDS encoding MFS transporter, with translation MTSVWRTSGWILLGASLILALSLGIRHGFGLFLAPMSSEFGWGREVFAFAIALQNLIWGLTQPFTGALADRFGATRAVVVGGVLYAVGLVLMGFSDSALSLSFSAGLLIGIGLSGTSFSVILGVVGRAVPVDKRSMAMGIAAAAGSFGQFAMLPGTLGLIGWLGWSSALLALGLLVALILPLAGLLKDNPLPPQAHEQSLGEALREATGHSGFWLLALGFFVCGFQVVFIGVHLPAYLVDQHLPATVGTTVLALVGLFNVFGTYIAGWLGGRHAKPKLLTGLYLLRGVVIVAFVYSPLSIWSAYAFGMAMGLLWLSTVPLTNGTVATLFGVRNLSMLGGIVFLFHQLGAFLGGWLGGYLYDHTGSYELVWQISIFLSLLAAVLNWPVREQPVARLQPAGAA
- the cobD gene encoding threonine-phosphate decarboxylase CobD encodes the protein MLEHGGRLRAAAQRYGIAEADWLDLSTGIAPYGWDLPAIPASAWARLPERDDGLEAAAWRYYGCDCLLPVAGSQAAIQALPRLRGRSRIGVISPCYAEHAHAWRREGHELEELDSERAERELEHFDVLLVVNPNNPTGQRISPETLLAWRARLVERGGWLLVDEAFMDCTPEDSLASHCPLPGLVVLRSFGKFFGLAGIRLGFVLAEAMLLERLEELLGPWTVSGPARVLAKALLEDEAGQMRQRQALLRDGQRLERVLRDGGFAPSGGTALFQRLVRDDAAVLHEFLAARGILTRQFTTPASLRFGLPPDEAGWARLGQALNDYSKEFP
- a CDS encoding MarR family winged helix-turn-helix transcriptional regulator, producing the protein MLPTQCLCTKLRRASRNVTRFYDDALVGVGLNVAQYSLLKHVTRLDQPSITSLAEAMGLDRSTLGRNLKVLEAKGLVQLEGGEDQRNRLVSLTPAGRKCIDAALKAWEEAQARMTERLGPEHRAALMALLDDLEYMD
- the cobU gene encoding bifunctional adenosylcobinamide kinase/adenosylcobinamide-phosphate guanylyltransferase, translating into MPELILGGARSGKSRLAEKLAAESGLKVTYIATSQPLDGEMSARVAHHRARRPDHWGLVEEPLELARVLRDNAAADTCLLVDCLTLWLTNLLMLDNPARLDEEREALLGCLAELPGRVLLVSNETGLGVVPLGELTRRYVDEAGWLHQALAERCERVIFTVAGLPMILKGEPL